ATGAATCCCACTATGATGAGGGCCGGCGAGGTGGCGAACGAGGGTATGGCCAGGAAGAGCGGCGAGAGGAAGAGGGACAGAAGGAAAAGTACCGAGACGACGACGGACGTGAGGCCCGTGCGACCCCCCTCGGAGATGCCTGCGGTGCACTCGACCGCGGTGGCCGTCGAGGAGGTGCCAACGGCACCAGCGATGAGCGTGCCAAAGGACTCGGCAAGGAGGGCGCCCTTCACGTTGGGAAGCTGGCCGTCCTCGTCGAGCAGGTCAGCCTTGGCGGCCGCTCCGATGAGCGTTCCAATGGTGTCGAAGAGGTTCGTGAACAGAAACGCACAGACGACGACGACAAACCCGACCGAGAGCACGTTGGAGAAGTCCATCTTGAACAGGGTCGGCTGCAGCGAGGGGATCGAGATGCCGTGAGAGAAGTCCGGCAGCAAGCTGTTGAAGCCTGCGGAAGAGTCGGGGACATACCAGCCGAGCAGCTGGCAGACGATACCCATCCCCCAGGTGATGAGGATGCCCAGCAAGATATTGCCCTTCACGTTGCGGCACACGAGAATCGCGGTGACGAGGATTCCTATGAGGGCGAGGAGAGCCGTGATCCCCTGCGTGGCCCAGGTTCCCTGGGCCACGCTCCCATGGAACGAGAACATTGCGACGAGCGTCGACGGCGACGACACCACGAGGCCCGAGCCCTTAAGACCGATGATGGTGATGAATAGGCCCACACCGGACGTGATGGCAAACTTGAGGTTGAGGGGTATGGCCTCGAATATCTTCTCGCGAACGTTCGTAAGGGAGAGGATCACGAAGAGGATGCCCTCGACGAAGATGGCCGCGAGCGCGACCTGCCAGGTGTACCCCATGCCAAGGCACACCGTATAGGCGAAGTACGCGTTGATGCCCATGCCCGGGGCGAGGATGAACGGATAGTTGGTGAGCGCCGCCATGATGAGGGTCCCGATGAAGGAGACGACCGCGGTCGCCGTGAACACTGACCCCTGGTCCATGCCCGTCACGGAGAGGACCGACGGGTTGACGGCGAGGATGTACGCGATGGTCACAAAGGTCGTGAGGCCGGCCACCACTTCCGTGTGGACGTCCGTATGGTTCTCCGATAGGTGGAAGAACCTCTCAAGCACATCTTTCATAGTACGTGTATCTCCCTAATGTTTATATAATATAATTAATTATATTAGTCAAAAGAGCCCCGGTGGGACAACTAGGGGCATAGGTGACGGGCTGGGGCGGACGCCCCAGCCCGTCGGTTGCGAGCGCGACGGCGCCCTACCCCAGAGTCCCCATGATGTCACTGATGTCCTCGTCTGCCAGAAGCGAGCCAGACTTGATCTGGTCCGAGTAGTCCGCAATCTTGGCCTGGATGTCAGCAGAAACCTTGTCGGAAAACGAGCCGAGCATGATGCCACCGTTCTCCATATTGGCCTCTATGACCTTGCCGTCTCCGAACGAGCCCGCCTCGACCTCGTCCATCGCCTGGCCGATCATCCAGTCAATAACGGTAGACGTCACGACGGTCGGCTGATCGGGGCCAACGATGTCAATTGGCTGGGCGATATCGAAGTGCGTGTCCTCTCCGGCATGCTCGAGCGCCTGGCGAGCGCCGTCATCGACCACAGAGGCATCCCCCCACATAACGTCAACGTCGTTCGTGCTAATCCACTGCTCGGTCAGCTTGGTTCCCAGCGACGCATCCGTGAAGCCGGCCTCGAAGTTGTACTGCCCCTCGATGGATGGGTCAATCTTCCTAGCTGCGGCAAGATACGCAGAGAACTTCTTGAGGGATGACGGGAGCTTCATCCCGCTGATAAACCCAATGTTCTTGGTCTGGGTCATGAGACCAGCGACCACACCGGCAAGAGCTCCGGTCTGCGTGAAATCGGGGAGCACCGTCTCGACGTTGGCAAGGCTCTCATAGTCTGTCATCTCGGTGACAGGATCGGTGTTGGTAATCAGGAAGTGAACATTGGGATGACTCTCAAGAGCGTCAGCCACGACCTCCATCCAGTCCGAGGCGAATTGGTTACCGTTGCCGATGATGAGGTCAACGTCCTGGTCGACATAGGACTGCGCGGCGGTGGCGGCATCCGCATTGGCCGTGCTCTCCTTGGGCTCGAGCATCTCCCAACCCGAATGACTGTCGATGGCCCTCTTGAGAGATTCGTAGTGGCCTTGATCCCATCCGCCGTCGGTGACGGTGCCGCTCATGATCATGGCAACCTTATGGCCCGAGGTTTCAGAGCCGGATTCCGAGGATGATGAGTCCCCTCCTGAAGAGGACCCGCTGCATCCAGCCAGGAAGAGCGCGGCGGCACTGCCAACGCCAAGGCCTACAGCTTGGCGCCTGTCGAGCATGGCATTCGAGAAAAATCTTCTTGTTCCACTCATGCTAATCCCTTTCATTCCACGTTTTAGAGCATGATTATGTCATGCTCCCGTTACCAAACCTGAAAGAACAACTCACCTCATGCCAGGTGCCCCCACCTGTACCGAAACGCCACCCATGAGGCCCCCAGCTTCGATCTTCATCGCCCTAGCGCTGCTCGCGAAGATAAGGCTGGCCATTGGCCTTGGGGCCTGCATGCTTGGAGCCGAAGAAAATCAGCGCGATGATGGTGACCAGATAGGGAATCATCTTGAAGAACATCACGGGGGCTGCCTGGAACTGGGCCTGCAGCGCCACGTTAAGACCATCAAAGAAGCCGAACAATAGGCTGGCACCAAGTGCTCCCACAGCACTCCAGCGGCCAAAGATCACCGTAGCGAGCGCGATGAAACCACGTCCCATAACGATGCCATCGGTATAGATCGGCGTGTAGCAGAGCGTGAGAAATGCTCCGCCGGCAGCAGCGAGGGCGCCGCACACGATGCACGCAGCATACTTGACTCGAACGACGTTGATACCCAGCGTCTCCGAAGCGTGGGGGTTCTCCCCAACGGAGCGAAATGAGAGGCCCAACCGAAAACGCTTGAAGAAGAGCGACACCAGGGGCACCATAATGAAGGCGAGGTACGCAAGGGGAGTCTGGGCAAAGAATGCGTCACCCACATAGGGCATAGAGGCGAGACCCGGAATCGACAGGCTCGCCATCTGCTCCCCCGTAGCATTGGCCGAGTTCGACCCCACAAAGAGGTTGTATCCGAACAGGGCGATGGCAGGGACAAGAACGTTAATGGCCATGCCTGTGACAACCTGATCAGCGCAGAGCGTAACCGTGCAGAACGCATAGAGCAAGTTAACGAGCATGCCCGCGAGCATGCCCGCGAGGAGCCCAAGCCACAGATTGCCGGTAAGCTTTCCCACGGCAAACGCCACGAAGGCTCCGATACCCATGATGCCCTCGAGGCCAATGTTCACAAGACCGGCGCGCTCAGAGAAGACCTCGCCCAGCGCGGCGAGCAGGATGGGCACCGCGCCCATGGTCGTTGCCCTCAAAATAGTTGGAAGGGTAGCAAAAAAGTCCATTATGCGCTCGCCTCAGCTTTCTTGAACTTAGGACCTAAGTTTGCTAGATACGCCTTGATCTTGGGCAGCTTGACCATAGCCATGCCAGCCACTGCAAAGATGATGATGAGCCCACGAATGATGTCCACTATAGCCGTGGGAACCCCGATGACGCTCTGCATCATCGTGCCACCTGTGGAGAGGACGCCAAACAGCAGCGCCACCACGATGGATGCAAGGGGATTGAGCTGGGCTATCAACGCAATAGCGACCCCGTCGAAACCAAAACCCGACCCGAAGCCATCGGCGAGCCTGAAGGGAGTCTTGCCCAGAAACTCAACAGCCCCACCGAGACCGGCGATGACTCCCGACAGGATGAACGCAAGGAGCACAAGGCGCTTGACGGAAAAGCCGTTAACACGGGAGGCTATGGGATTCATGCCCACGGCGCGAATCTTGAAGCCAAAGGATGTGCGGAAGATTACATACCAGAGAAACACGCCCAGGAGGACCGCCAGGACGACGCCGACGTGGGTGCCCAGCACCTCGGGCAACCG
This is a stretch of genomic DNA from Thermophilibacter immobilis. It encodes these proteins:
- a CDS encoding BMP family lipoprotein yields the protein MSGTVTDGGWDQGHYESLKRAIDSHSGWEMLEPKESTANADAATAAQSYVDQDVDLIIGNGNQFASDWMEVVADALESHPNVHFLITNTDPVTEMTDYESLANVETVLPDFTQTGALAGVVAGLMTQTKNIGFISGMKLPSSLKKFSAYLAAARKIDPSIEGQYNFEAGFTDASLGTKLTEQWISTNDVDVMWGDASVVDDGARQALEHAGEDTHFDIAQPIDIVGPDQPTVVTSTVIDWMIGQAMDEVEAGSFGDGKVIEANMENGGIMLGSFSDKVSADIQAKIADYSDQIKSGSLLADEDISDIMGTLG
- a CDS encoding NCS2 family permease, giving the protein MKDVLERFFHLSENHTDVHTEVVAGLTTFVTIAYILAVNPSVLSVTGMDQGSVFTATAVVSFIGTLIMAALTNYPFILAPGMGINAYFAYTVCLGMGYTWQVALAAIFVEGILFVILSLTNVREKIFEAIPLNLKFAITSGVGLFITIIGLKGSGLVVSSPSTLVAMFSFHGSVAQGTWATQGITALLALIGILVTAILVCRNVKGNILLGILITWGMGIVCQLLGWYVPDSSAGFNSLLPDFSHGISIPSLQPTLFKMDFSNVLSVGFVVVVCAFLFTNLFDTIGTLIGAAAKADLLDEDGQLPNVKGALLAESFGTLIAGAVGTSSTATAVECTAGISEGGRTGLTSVVVSVLFLLSLFLSPLFLAIPSFATSPALIIVGFMMITAIVKIDWADVTEAIPSFVAIIAMPFMYSIAEGISLGIISYVVINFFSGKEGHSKISGVMWVLFFLFVVKYFFI
- a CDS encoding ABC transporter permease gives rise to the protein MGAVPILLAALGEVFSERAGLVNIGLEGIMGIGAFVAFAVGKLTGNLWLGLLAGMLAGMLVNLLYAFCTVTLCADQVVTGMAINVLVPAIALFGYNLFVGSNSANATGEQMASLSIPGLASMPYVGDAFFAQTPLAYLAFIMVPLVSLFFKRFRLGLSFRSVGENPHASETLGINVVRVKYAACIVCGALAAAGGAFLTLCYTPIYTDGIVMGRGFIALATVIFGRWSAVGALGASLLFGFFDGLNVALQAQFQAAPVMFFKMIPYLVTIIALIFFGSKHAGPKANGQPYLREQR